A region from the Chionomys nivalis chromosome 22, mChiNiv1.1, whole genome shotgun sequence genome encodes:
- the Spopl gene encoding speckle-type POZ protein-like isoform X3, producing MLKGKKQKQWKAKELIDLCRGKTGDLKNSLEGIFCLMKPMVSCQMTSLRYSVRWHLHTACRRGGSIALPSLENWHLPLHCKWCCRQVSVVQDSVNVSGYTNTNTLKVPECRLAEDLGNLWENTRFTDCCFFVRGKEFKAHKSVLAARSPVFSAMFEHEMEECKKNRVEINDLDPEVFKEMMRFVYTGKAPNLDKMADNLLAAADKYALERLKVMCEEALCSSLSVENVADTLVLADLHSAEQLKAQAIDFINRCSVLRQLGCKDGKNWNNNQATDIMETPGWKSMIQSHPHLVAEAFRALASAQCPQFGIPRKRLKQS from the exons GATTTGTGCAGGGGAAAGACTGgggatttaaaaaattcattagaAGGGATTTTTTGCTTGATGAAGCCAATGGTCTCTTGCCAGATGACAAGCTTACGTTATTCTGTGAGGTGg CATCTCCACACTgcttgcagaagaggaggaagcatTGCACTGCCCTCCCTAGAGAACTGGCACCTCCCCCTCCACTGCAAGTGGTGCTGTAGACAG gtGAGTGTGGTTCAGGATTCAGTAAATGTATCAGGATATACTAATACAAACACTTTGAAGGTACCAGAATGTCGACTAGCAGAAGACTTAGGTAATCTCTGGGAAAACACAAGATTTACAGATTGCTGCTTTTTTGTGAGAGGAAAAGAATTCAAAGCTCATAAGTCTGTGCTTGCAG CTCGATCTCCAGTTTTCAGTGCAATGTTTGAACATGAAATGGAAGAATGCAAAAAG AATCGCGTGGAAATAAATGATTTAGACCctgaagtttttaaagaaatgatgagATTCGTTTACACAGGAAAAGCACCAAATCTTGATAAAATGGCTGACAACTTGTTGGCAGCTGCAGACAAA TATGCACTGGAACGGCTGAAGGTCATGTGTGAAGAAGCTTTGTGTAGTAGCCTCTCAGTAGAAAATGTTGCTGATACCCTTGTCCTTGCAGATTTGCACAGTGCAGAACAGTTGAAAGCCCAGGCAATAGACTTTATTAATAG ATGCAGTGTACTTCGACAACTTGGATGTAAGGATGGGAAAAACTGGAATAACAA CCAAGCAACTGACATTATGGAAACACCAGGGTGGAAGTCCATGATTCAGTCTCATCCTCATTTAGTGGCAGAAGCCTTCCGAGCACTAGCATCTGCACAGTGTCCACAGTTTGGAATTCCACGCAAGCGGCTAAAGCAGTCTTGA